Proteins from a genomic interval of Medicago truncatula cultivar Jemalong A17 chromosome 3, MtrunA17r5.0-ANR, whole genome shotgun sequence:
- the LOC11430465 gene encoding respiratory burst oxidase homolog protein C, producing MGTDEVEGEIHNHRDSDTELIALHNGSFSGPLNKRVGRRSAKLNVSNSTSAIDLNHQEQDEEKAEQDYVEVTMDIQGDSVALHSVKTVPGNNGEDEKLVLLGKGMEKKRSFGASFVRTASIRMKHVSQELKKLTSFSKQVGPQKVYDRTKSAASHALRGLKFINNKTDVGWFEVEKQFDILSTHDAFLHRSLFAKCIGMNKESEAFAGELFDAMSRRRNIHGDSINKPQLKDFWDQISDNSFDSRLRTFFDMVDKDADGRITEDEIKEIICLSATTNKLSNIQKQAEEYAALIMEELDPDDTGFIMVNDLEILLLHGPTHSTRGDSKYLSQMLSIKLKGTYEYNPVRKRYRDAIYFLQDNWQRTWILVLWIGVMCGLFAYKFMQYRRKDAYEVMGHCVCMAKGAAETLKLNMAIILLPVCRNTITWLRNKTKLGIAVPFDDNLNFHKVIAVAVATGVGIHAIYHLTCDFPRLLHANSEKYKLMEPFFGKQPTSYWHFVKSWEGVTGIVMVVLMTIAFTLASPWFRKGRVKLPKPLNSLTGFNAFWYSHHLFVFVYALLVVHGIKLYLTREWHKKTTWMYLVIPIIIYALERLTRALRSSIKPVRILKVAVYPGNVLALHMSKPQGFRYKSGQYMFVNCAAVSPFEWHPFSITSSPGDDYLSVHIRTLGDWTRSLRVKFSESCLPPTHGKSGLLRAECMQGDSSPSTLPKVLIDGPYGAPAQDYKQYDVVLLVGLGIGATPMISILKDIVNNFKAMEEDEGTTIEEGTSSKSPRPSQHKRTGLNSFKTKRAYFYWVTREQGSFDWFKGVMNEVAEDDHRGVIELHNYCTSVYEEGDARSALIAMLQSLNHAKNGVDIVSGTRVKSHFAKPNWRSVYKRIALNHPQTRVGVFYCGPPALTKELRQLGSDFSHNTTTKYDFHKENF from the exons ATGGGAACTGACGAAGTTGAAGGAGAAATCCACAATCATCGTGACTCTGATACAGAACTCATTGCTCTTCACAATGGTTCCTTCAGTGGACCTTTGAACAAAAGGGTAGGAAGAAGAAGTGCAAAGTTAAACGTTTCAAATTCAACTTCTGCCATAGATCTTAACCATCAAgaacaagatgaagaaaaagcAGAGCAAGATTACGTTGAAGTTACTATGGATATTCAAGGTGACTCTGTTGCTTTACACAGTGTTAAAACTGTTCCTGGAAACAATGGTGAAGATGAGAAACTTGTTTTGCTTGGTAAAGGAATGGAGAAGAAAAGATCTTTTGGTGCTTCTTTTGTTAGAACTGCTTCGATTCGTATGAAACATGTTTCTCAGGAGTTGAAGAAATTAACTTCTTTTTCGAAACAAGTTGGACCTCAGAAAGTTTATGATAGGACTAAGTCTGCAGCTTCTCATGCTCTTAGAGGACTCAAGTTTATCAATAATAAGACTGATGTTGGATGGTTTGAGGTTGAAAAGCAGTTTGATATTCTTTCAACTCATGATGCTTTTCTTCATCGCTCTCTCTTTGCCAAATGCATAG GGATGAACAAGGAGTCTGAGGCATTTGCAGGTGAGCTATTTGATGCTATGTCTAGGAGGAGGAATATTCATGGAGATTCAATTAATAAGCCACAATTGAAGGATTTCTGGGACCAGATATCTGACAATAGTTTTGATTCTAGGCTCAGAACATTCTTTGACAT GGTTGATAAAGATGCGGATGGCAGAATCACCGAGGATGAAATTAAAGAG ATTATTTGCCTTAGTGCCACTACAAACAAACTCTCAAACATACAGAAGCAGGCAGAGGAATATGCTGCTTTGATCATGGAAGAACTAGACCCTGATGATACTGGATTTATCATG GTAAATGACCTAGAGATACTCTTGTTGCATGGACCAACTCATTCTACACGAGGAGATAGTAAGTACCTGAGCCAAATGCTAAGCATAAAGCTTAAGGGTACATATGAATACAATCCTGTTCGGAAGAGGTATAGAGATGCCATTTACTTTCTGCAGGACAATTGGCAAAGAACTTGGATATTGGTACTATGGATTGGTGTTATGTGTGGTCTATTTGCCTACAAATTCATGCAGTACAGAAGAAAAGATGCTTATGAAGTAATGGGTCATTGTGTGTGCATGGCTAAAGGTGCAGCTGAGACACTCAAATTGAACATGGCTATTATCTTGTTACCTGTTTGTCGAAACACCATCACATGGCTTAGGAACAAGACCAAACTAGGCATTGCTGTTCCTTTTGATGATAACCTCAACTTCCACAAG GTGATTGCTGTGGCAGTAGCAACTGGAGTTGGTATACATGCTATTTATCATCTTACTTGCGACTTTCCTCGCCTTCTTCATGCAAATAGTGAAAAGTACAAGCTCATGGAACCATTTTTTGGAAAGCAACCAACAAGTTATTGGCATTTTGTGAAATCATGGGAAGGAGTAACGGGGATTGTAATGGTTGTTTTAATGACAATAGCCTTCACACTGGCTAGTCCTTGGTTCAGGAAAGGAAGGGTTAAGCTACCTAAACCCCTCAATAGTCTAACTGGTTTCAATGCCTTTTGGTACTCTCATCATCTCTTTGTATTTGTCTATGCCCTTTTGGTTGTGCATGGAATCAAACTTTACTTGACTCGGGAATGGCACAAAAAAACG ACTTGGATGTATTTGGTTATTCCCATCATCATTTATGCATTGGAACGACTGACTAGAGCACTCAGATCAAGCATCAAGCCTGTAAGAATATTAAAG GTGGCTGTTTATCCTGGAAATGTGTTGGCTCTTCATATGTCAAAGCCTCAGGGGTTTAGATACAAGAGTGGACAATACATGTTTGTAAATTGTGCTGCTGTCTCTCCATTTGAATG GCATCCGTTTTCCATAACCTCTTCCCCAGGAGATGACTACCTTAGTGTTCACATCAGAACATTAGGTGACTGGACCAGAAGTCTCAGAGTCAAATTCTCAGAG AGTTGCCTTCCACCGACCCATGGGAAGAGTGGACTTCTAAGAGCTGAATGCATGCAAGGGGATAGCAGCCCAAG TACTCTCCCTAAAGTTTTGATCGATGGTCCTTATGGAGCGCCTGCACAAGACTACAAGCAATATGATGTAGTTTTACTTGTAGGCCTAGGAATTGGGGCTACCCCAATGATAAGTATACTAAAGGACATTGTGAATAATTTcaaggctatggaagaagatgaagggaCCACTATAGAGGAGGGAACAAGTAGTAAATCACCGAGACCATCACAACACAAGAGAACCGGTTTGAATAGCTTTAAAACTAAGAGGGCTTATTTTTACTGGGTTACTAGAGAACAGGGTTCATTTGATTGGTTTAAAGGAGTAATGAATGAGGTGGCTGAAGATGATCATAGGGGAGTAATTGAGCTACACAATTATTGTACTAGTGTTTATGAAGAGGGTGATGCTCGCTCTGCTCTTATTGCTATGCTCCAATCACTTAATCATGCTAAAAATGGTGTGGATATCGTCTCTGGAACACGCGTCAAGTCTCACTTTGCTAAACCTAATTGGCGTAGTGTCTACAAGCGCATTGCACTTAATCATCCACAAACACGCGTTG GGGTGTTTTACTGTGGGCCACCTGCACTTACTAAAGAGCTTCGTCAATTAGGTTCGGACTTTTCTCACAACACAACCACCAAATATGATTTCCACAAGGAGAATTTCTAG
- the LOC11431218 gene encoding uncharacterized protein, with protein sequence MEGLLPLVYKAIKKNRTRRQYEVISLGGSYNISMAEIHPQTQQPASDDYNIGHRRHKSVGDSFGNGFQFHDQTTTGSVSPSKKLVRFSSHRMFSCIKGA encoded by the coding sequence ATGGAAGGTCTTCTACCTCTTGTGTATAAAGcaatcaagaaaaatagaacTAGACGACAATATGAGGTTATTTCATTAGGAGGAAGCTACAACATAAGCATGGCTGAGATCCACCCTCAAACTCAACAACCAGCTTCAGATGATTATAATATTGGTCACAGGAGACATAAATCTGTTGGAGATAGTTTTGGTAATGGTTTTCAATTTCATGATCAGACAACAACTGGTTCtgtttctccttcaaaaaaacttGTTAGGTTTAGTAGTCATAGAATGTTTTCATGTATCAAAGGTGCCTGA
- the LOC11434089 gene encoding ribonuclease TUDOR 1 has product MAATAAGNSAWYKAKVKAVPSGDCIVVVSVAANAKLGVLPEKSITLSSLIAPRLARRGGVDEPFAWESREFLRKLLIGKEITFRIDYTVPSINREFGTVFLGDKNVALLVVSQGWAKVREQGQQKGEASPFLAELLRLEEQAKQEGLGRWSKVPGAAEASVRNLPPSALGDASNFDAMGLLAKNKGVPMEALVEQVRDGSTLRIYLLPEFQFVQVFVAGIQAPQMGRRAAPESVVVPEVTVDTTNGDVPAEPRAPLTSAQRLAVSASAAETSADPFGADAKFFTEMRVLNRDVRIVLEGVDKFSNLIGSVYYPDGESAKDLALELVENGFAKYVEWSANMMEDEAKKKLKAAELEAKKTRLRIWTNYVPPTSNSKAIHDQNFTGKVVEVVSGDCVIVADDSIPYGSPQAERRVNLSSIRCPKMGNPRRDEKPAPYAREAKEFLRTRLIGRQVNVQMEYSRKVGPVDGSAVPPGAVDSRVMDFGSVFVLSSGKADGDDAPSPAVPASQQTGLNVAELIIGRGFGTVIRHRDFEERSNFYDALLAAEARAISGRKGIHSAKDPPVMHITDLITASAKKAKDFLPFLHRSRRVPAVVEYVFSGHRFKLLIPKETCSIAFAFSGVRCPGREEPYSDEAIALMRRRIMQRDVEIEVETVDRTGTFLGSLWESRANGAVPLLEAGLAKLQTSFGSDRIPDLHVLEQAEQSAKSKKLKIWENYVEGEVVPSGANVESKQQEVLKVTVTEVLGGGKFYVQTVGDQKIASIQNQLASLNLKDAPVIGAFNPKKGDIVLCYFHADSSWYRAMVVNTPRGPVESSKDAFEVFYIDYGNQEVVPYSQLRPLDPSVSAAPGLAQLCSLAYIKLPNLEEDFGQEAAEYLSELTLSSGKEFRAMVEEKDTTGGKVKGQGTGPIIAVTLVAVDSEISVNAAMLQEGLARMEKRNRWDRTARKQALDNLEMFQGEARTARRGMWQYGDIQSDDEDTAPPQRKAGGGRGK; this is encoded by the exons ATGGCAGCAACAGCGGCAGGGAACTCAGCATGGTATAAGGCGAAGGTGAAGGCCGTTCCTTCAGGGGATTGCATCGTCGTTGTATCTGTAGCAGCCAATGCCAAGCTTGGTGTTCTTCCTGAAAAATCCATCACTTTATCGTCGTTGATTGCTCCAAGATTG GCTCGTAGAGGTGGTGTCGATGAACCATTTGCATGGGAAAGTAGAGAGTTTCTGAGGAAGCTTTTGATAGGAAAG GAGATTACGTTCAGAATTGATTACACTGTGCCATCCATTAACCGAGAGTTTGGAACGGTTTTTCTTGGCGACAAAAATGTTGCACTGCTTGTTGTTTCTCAAGGATGGGCAAAG GTTAGAGAGCAGGGGCAGCAGAAAGGAGAAGCAAGTCCTTTTTTGGCAGAATTGTTACGGTTAGAAGAACAAGCCAAACAAGAAGGCCTTGGTCGTTGGAGCAAG GTTCCCGGTGCCGCCGAGGCATCTGTCAGAAATCTGCCACCTTCTGCCCTTGGTGATGCTAGCAACTTTGATGCTATGGGGTTGTTAGCTAAAAACAAGGGGGTGCCCATGGAGGCACTTGTTGAGCAGGTTCGCGACGGCAGTACTCTCCGAATCTATTTGCTCCCGGAGTTTCAGTTTGTCCAAGTTTTTGTTGCTGGAATTCAG GCCCCACAAATGGGAAGGAGAGCTGCACCTGAAAGTGTAGTTGTACCTGAGGTAACGGTTGATACCACTAATGGAGATGTTCCCGCGGAACCTAGAGCTCCCCTTACATCTGCCCAAAGACTTGCTGTTTCAGCATCTGCTGCTGAAACTTCAGCTGATCCTTTTGGAGCAGATGCTAAATTTTTCACTGAGATGCGTGTATTGAATCGAGAT GTTCGGATTGTCCTAGAAGGTGTGGATAAGTTCAGCAATTTGATTGGGTCAGTGTATTATCCCGATGGTGAATCAGCAAAGGATTTGGCATTGGAGCTCGTTGAAAAC GGTTTTGCTAAATATGTTGAATGGAGTGCAAACATGATGGAAGATGAGGCAAAGAAGAAGCTGAAGGCTGCAGAGCTTGAGGCTAAGAAAACTAGGTTAAGGATCTGGACAAACTATGTACCACCGACTTCAAATTCGAAGGCAATTCATGACCAAAATTTTACTGGAAAG GTGGTTGAGGTTGTGAGTGGAGATTGCGTCATTGTTGCGGATGATTCTATTCCATACGGTAGTCCACAGGCTGAGAGGCGGGTTAACCTTTCAAGTATTAGGTGTCCGAAAATGGGCAATCCTCGTCGAGATGAAAAACCAGCTCCCTATGCCCGTGAAGCGAAGGAGTTCTTGAGAACACGTCTCATTGGTCGCCAA GTGAATGTACAAATGGAATATTCTAGGAAGGTTGGTCCTGTGGATGGATCTGCTGTTCCACCGGGAGCTGTTGATTCCAGAGTAATGGATTTTGGATCAGTTTTCGTATTGTCCTCTGGGAAAGCTGACGGTGATGATGCCCCTTCACCCGCTGTTCCTGCAAGTCAGCAAACTGGGTTGAATGTTGCAGAATTGATAATTGGACGTGGTTTTGGAACTGTCATTAGACATCGTGACTTCGAAGAGAGATCTAACTTCTATGATGCTCTTCTTGCTGCTGAAGCACGTGCCATTTCTGGAAGGAAAGGGATCCATTCTGCCAAGGATCCTCCAGTGATGCATATAACTGACTTGATCACG GCCTCAGCCAAGAAAGCCAAAGACTTCTTGCCTTTCCTGCATCGAAGCAGAAGAGTTCCGGCTGTAGTGGAATATGTCTTCAGTGGTCACCGTTTCAAATTGTTGATTCCTAAAGAAACTTGCAGTATTGCTTTTGCATTCTCTGGTGTCAGATGTCCTGGTCGTGAAGAGCCATATTCTGATGAAGCAATTGCGTTAATGAGGCGAAGGATAATGCAGAGAGATGTTGAG ATTGAGGTAGAAACAGTTGATAGAACTGGAACATTCTTGGGATCCTTATGGGAGTCGAGAGCCAACGGGGCAGTTCCACTACTTGAAGCTGGTCTTGCAAAACTTCAAACCTCCTTTGGCAGTGACAGGATTCCTGATCTTCACGTCTTAGAGCAAGCTGAACAATCTGCTAAGAGTAAAAAGCTGAAG ATCTGGGAAAATTATGTTGAAGGGGAGGTTGTACCCAGTGGTGCAAATGTTGAAAGCAAACAGCAAGAAGTACTTAAG GTAACTGTTACAGAAGTCTTGGGAGGTGGTAAATTTTATGTCCAAACTGTTGGAGATCAAAAGATAGCCTCCATTCAGAATCAGCTAGCTTCTTTGAACTTGAAGGATGCTCCTGTGATTGGTGCTTTTAATCCTAAGAAGGGTGACATAGTCCTGTGTTATTTTCACGCTGATTCATCTTGGTATCGAGCAATG GTTGTCAATACGCCACGAGGACCAGTTGAATCTTCTAAAGACGCGTTTGAAGTTTTCTACATTGATTATGGAAATCAAGAAGTAGTACCTTACAGCCAATTGCGGCCTCTTGATCCATCTGTGTCTGCTGCACCTGGTCTTGCTCAATTGTGTAGCCTTGCATACATTAAGTTACCAAACTTGGAAGAGGATTTTGGTCAAGAAGCAGCTGAATACTTGAGTGAACTCACTTTAAGCAGTGGAAAAGAATTTAGGGCCATGGTTGAGGAGAAAGATACTACTGGAGGAAAAGTTAAAGGGCAGGGAACCGGTCCAATTATTGCTGTAACTCTTGTTGCTGTCGATTCTGAGATCAGCGTCAATGCTGCCATGCTTCAG GAAGGACTTGCTAGGATGGAAAAAAGAAACAGGTGGGACAGAACAGCAAGAAAGCAGGCTCTTGATAACTTGGAAATGTTCCAAGGAGAGGCAAGGACCGCTAGGCGTGGAATGTGGCAGTATGGAGATATTCAGTCAGATGACGAGGATACTGCTCCTCCTCAGAGAAAAGCCGGTGGTGGCCGTGGCAAATAA